A DNA window from Megalobrama amblycephala isolate DHTTF-2021 linkage group LG11, ASM1881202v1, whole genome shotgun sequence contains the following coding sequences:
- the si:ch211-140l13.3 gene encoding uncharacterized protein si:ch211-140l13.3 isoform X2 gives MSAEIPQNRTVVETSLSQKTNIFQSVSSVVQHHEESQSNCQLPPMSESDPSFPSKSVSQEAFEEQRVSEMGRSACQPAQHMSERSPQENPGQNELLLQRQVKQLQRVLQEQNALLSLISPGMILSPTFLAQGQAQTPQSSSEADSLNPTENLDAFKESSTKPSYSGQIENESEALATNNSNELRCLSPIKEESSEPAQEDCPLSPFGLRQGLPPNPEERPIRPGLREEQKTFEEFVEEHLKTDHAVLQYENQVSTQITGAEKRNFLRKGEGTSRISKGKDSSQSVKRRCSISPQTMNIKPSQQSVRPTEEMPNRSSPALKGVGDLSDQRSGLEDSLKRTVDLQEDNYSSNSKGKVKALTANIANNAASLKSKHSEGVMRNYGKTNGSKPSGSAKAQSRSVGFKKINDHIVKVNEKNRLTKHYHQSGHTSKEVNLTDEVMESLALSESNESTSSEDGPNSQPHSPFPHYLSRHTDHKDQSLDLSDGDYASDAPSETRFNEENRTSTPMSSSSSFSSDSELKSLEGSMANRSKKTEERGANSDFRPPSAPEPLTKTFPKVKVTPEDVTHGMEQEKPHTSIRSKMEEHDFNGEDGCRPLLRLKKELHEPQDLREQISSLKQQLMESESHWSQAHSLLQSRVDALTRENQELHNRLSTNKRSHQSAGSSAPQAGSYSAVRFEKSREEPQKTPHVRSATPAFNKPTIHKTQQIDANGRSVTKANRITECTASSLRKNSALSTDSPQNNGIISRGGKGSLFYHHTDCNDAQMASQARKNKVHEETHYPDGRVERLFLNGCRVITFRNGTKKEIGVDKSVTVTFFNGDVKRTLADGTVIYYYCDAQTTHSTYPSGLEVVQFPNNQRETHHPDGTREISFPDGTVKILHSDGREESVFPDGTIVKISQHGEKMVEFTNGQREIHTSQYKRRMYPDGTVKTVYTNGRQETKFSSGRVRIKSNECIIMDKK, from the exons ATGTCTGCAGAAATACCCCAAAACCGAACTGTGGTAGAAACCAGTTTGAGtcaaaagacaaacatcttTCAATCTGTCAGCTCTGTTGTCCAGCATCATGAAGAAAGCCAGTCGAACTGCCAATTACCTCCAATGAGTGAATCTGACCCCAGTTTTCCATCTAAGTCGGTGAGTCAGGAGGCTTTTGAGGAACAGCGGGTATCTGAAATGGGCAGATCTGCCTGCCAACCTGCCCAACATATGTCTGAAAGATCCCCTCAAGAG AATCCAGGCCAAAATGAGCTTCTCCTTCAGCGTCAGGTGAAGCAGTTGCAGAGGGTTTTACAGGAACAGAACGCACTGCTCTCTCTGATCAGTCCAG GAATGATTTTATCTCCCACATTCTTAGCTCAAGGGCAAGCCCAGACACCTCAAAGCTCTTCAGAAGCTGATTCCCTCAACCCTACCGAGAATTTAGATGCCTTCAAGGAAAGCTCAACCAAACCCTCATATTCTGGCCAGATTGAGAATGAGTCAGAGGCTCTGGCAACTAATAACAGCAATG AGCTCAGATGCTTGTCTCCTATTAAAGAAGAGTCTTCAGAACCTGCACAAGAAGACTGTCCTCTTAGCCCTTTCGGATTGAGGCAAGGTCTCCCACCAAACCCAGAGGAAAG GCCTATTCGACCAGGACTGAGAGAAGAGCAAAAAACATTTGAAGAGTTTGTTGAAGAACATCTGAAAACAGACCATGCTGTTCTCCAATATGAGAATCAG GTTAGTACACAAATCACAGGAGCAGAGAAGAGGAATTTCCTTCGTAAAGGAGAAGGAACATCTAGAATTTCGAAGGGTAAGGACTCCTCACAAAGTGTGAAGAGGAGATGCTCTATTAGTCCACAAACAATGAACATAAAGCCTAGTCAGCAGTCGGTACGACCCACTGAAGAGATGCCAAATAGGAGCAGTCCTGCACTGAAGGGTGTAGGAGACCTCAGTGACCAAAGATCTGGCCTGGAAGACTCTTTAAAGAGGACCGTTGATCTACAAGAAGATAATTATTCATCAAACAGCAAAGGGAAAGTCAAAGCTTTGACTGCTAATATTGCTAACAATGCAGCCTCACTTAaaagtaagcacagtgaaggagTCATGAGGAATTATGGTAAAACCAATGGAAGTAAGCCAAGTGGATCTGCTAAGGCACAAAGTAGGAGCGTtggctttaaaaaaattaatgaccACATAGTCAAAGTCAATGAGAAAAATCGTCTTACCAAACACTACCATCAAAGTGGACATACATCTAAAGAAGTCAATTTAACCGACGAGGTGATGGAGTCACTGGCTCTTAGTGAATCTAACGAAAGCACTAGCAGTGAAGACGGACCCAACTCTCAGCCTCACAGTCCGTTTCCTCATTATCTTTCAAGGCACACGGATCACAAAGATCAGAGTCTGGATCTGTCGGATGGCGACTACGCTAGTGATGCTCCGAGTGAGACTCGATTCAATGAAGAAAATCGCACTTCAACTCCTATGTCTAGTTCTTCGAGCTTCAGCAGTGATTCTGAACTCAAGAGCTTAGAGGGGTCTATGGCTAACCGCTCCAAGAAAACAGAAGAAAGAGGGGCCAACAGTGATTTTAGACCACCTTCTGCTCCTGAACCTCTCACAAAGACATTTCCAAAAGTCAAGGTTACTCCAGAAGACGTCACGCATGGCATGGAGCAAGAGAAACCACATACTTCAATCAG GTCGAAGATGGAAGAGCATGATTTTAATGGTGAGGATGGCTGTAGACCTTTGCTCAGGCTTAAGAAAGAACTTCATGAACCTCAG GATCTGAGAGAGCAGATCTCATCTCTGAAGCAGCAGCTGATGGAGAGCGAGTCTCACTGGTCACAGGCCCACAGTCTCCTCCAGAGCCGTGTGGATGCCCTCACCCGAGAGAACCAGGAGCTTCACAACAGGCTCAGTACAAACAAGAGATCGCACCAGAGCGCTGGTTCCTCTGCTCCTCAGGCCGGATCATACAGCGCAGTGAGA TTTGAGAAAAGCAGAGAGGAACCACAGAAGACCCCTCATGTTAGGAGCGCAACTCCAGCCTTTAACAAACCCACCATCCATAAGACACAACAGATCGAT GCAAATGGACGCTCTGTTACCAAAGCTAATAGAATAACTGAATGCACAGCCAGCTCTTTGA GAAAGAATTCTGCACTTTCCACTGACAGTCCACAGAACAATGGCATCATTTCACGAGGCGGAAAG GGAAGTTTGTTTTATCATCATACTGACTGCAATGATGCACAAATGGCATCCCAGGCCAGAAAAAACAAAGTACATGAGGAAACTCACTATCCAGATGGACGG GTTGAACGTctttttttgaatggatgtcgtGTGATCACATTTCGCAATGGAACGAAGAAAGAGATTGGTGTTGACAAGTCGGTCACTGTTACTTTCTTCAATGGAGATGTTAAACGCACACTGGCTGATGGGACTGTG ATATACTACTATTGTGATGCTCAAACAACACACTCAACCTATCCATCTGGTTTGGAGGTTGTACAGTTTCCAAACAACCAAAgag AAACACACCATCCTGACGGCACAAGGGAAATATCCTTCCCTGATGGCACCGTCAAGATTCTCCACTCCGATGGTCGAGAGGAAAGCGTTTTTCCAGATGGAACTATTGTCAAGATATCACA ACATGGTGAAAAGATGGTGGAGTTTACTAACGGGCAGAGAGAGATCCATACTTCACAGTACAAGCGGAGGATGTACCCGGATGGAACCGTTAAAACTGTCTATACGAATGGGAGGCAAGAGACAAAGTTCTCATCTGGGAGGGTTCGCATTAAGAGCAATGAATGCATCATTATGGACAAAAAGTGA
- the si:ch211-140l13.3 gene encoding uncharacterized protein si:ch211-140l13.3 isoform X1 yields the protein MSAEIPQNRTVVETSLSQKTNIFQSVSSVVQHHEESQSNCQLPPMSESDPSFPSKSVSQEAFEEQRVSEMGRSACQPAQHMSERSPQENPGQNELLLQRQVKQLQRVLQEQNALLSLISPGMILSPTFLAQGQAQTPQSSSEADSLNPTENLDAFKESSTKPSYSGQIENESEALATNNSNAELRCLSPIKEESSEPAQEDCPLSPFGLRQGLPPNPEERPIRPGLREEQKTFEEFVEEHLKTDHAVLQYENQVSTQITGAEKRNFLRKGEGTSRISKGKDSSQSVKRRCSISPQTMNIKPSQQSVRPTEEMPNRSSPALKGVGDLSDQRSGLEDSLKRTVDLQEDNYSSNSKGKVKALTANIANNAASLKSKHSEGVMRNYGKTNGSKPSGSAKAQSRSVGFKKINDHIVKVNEKNRLTKHYHQSGHTSKEVNLTDEVMESLALSESNESTSSEDGPNSQPHSPFPHYLSRHTDHKDQSLDLSDGDYASDAPSETRFNEENRTSTPMSSSSSFSSDSELKSLEGSMANRSKKTEERGANSDFRPPSAPEPLTKTFPKVKVTPEDVTHGMEQEKPHTSIRSKMEEHDFNGEDGCRPLLRLKKELHEPQDLREQISSLKQQLMESESHWSQAHSLLQSRVDALTRENQELHNRLSTNKRSHQSAGSSAPQAGSYSAVRFEKSREEPQKTPHVRSATPAFNKPTIHKTQQIDANGRSVTKANRITECTASSLRKNSALSTDSPQNNGIISRGGKGSLFYHHTDCNDAQMASQARKNKVHEETHYPDGRVERLFLNGCRVITFRNGTKKEIGVDKSVTVTFFNGDVKRTLADGTVIYYYCDAQTTHSTYPSGLEVVQFPNNQRETHHPDGTREISFPDGTVKILHSDGREESVFPDGTIVKISQHGEKMVEFTNGQREIHTSQYKRRMYPDGTVKTVYTNGRQETKFSSGRVRIKSNECIIMDKK from the exons ATGTCTGCAGAAATACCCCAAAACCGAACTGTGGTAGAAACCAGTTTGAGtcaaaagacaaacatcttTCAATCTGTCAGCTCTGTTGTCCAGCATCATGAAGAAAGCCAGTCGAACTGCCAATTACCTCCAATGAGTGAATCTGACCCCAGTTTTCCATCTAAGTCGGTGAGTCAGGAGGCTTTTGAGGAACAGCGGGTATCTGAAATGGGCAGATCTGCCTGCCAACCTGCCCAACATATGTCTGAAAGATCCCCTCAAGAG AATCCAGGCCAAAATGAGCTTCTCCTTCAGCGTCAGGTGAAGCAGTTGCAGAGGGTTTTACAGGAACAGAACGCACTGCTCTCTCTGATCAGTCCAG GAATGATTTTATCTCCCACATTCTTAGCTCAAGGGCAAGCCCAGACACCTCAAAGCTCTTCAGAAGCTGATTCCCTCAACCCTACCGAGAATTTAGATGCCTTCAAGGAAAGCTCAACCAAACCCTCATATTCTGGCCAGATTGAGAATGAGTCAGAGGCTCTGGCAACTAATAACAGCAATG CAGAGCTCAGATGCTTGTCTCCTATTAAAGAAGAGTCTTCAGAACCTGCACAAGAAGACTGTCCTCTTAGCCCTTTCGGATTGAGGCAAGGTCTCCCACCAAACCCAGAGGAAAG GCCTATTCGACCAGGACTGAGAGAAGAGCAAAAAACATTTGAAGAGTTTGTTGAAGAACATCTGAAAACAGACCATGCTGTTCTCCAATATGAGAATCAG GTTAGTACACAAATCACAGGAGCAGAGAAGAGGAATTTCCTTCGTAAAGGAGAAGGAACATCTAGAATTTCGAAGGGTAAGGACTCCTCACAAAGTGTGAAGAGGAGATGCTCTATTAGTCCACAAACAATGAACATAAAGCCTAGTCAGCAGTCGGTACGACCCACTGAAGAGATGCCAAATAGGAGCAGTCCTGCACTGAAGGGTGTAGGAGACCTCAGTGACCAAAGATCTGGCCTGGAAGACTCTTTAAAGAGGACCGTTGATCTACAAGAAGATAATTATTCATCAAACAGCAAAGGGAAAGTCAAAGCTTTGACTGCTAATATTGCTAACAATGCAGCCTCACTTAaaagtaagcacagtgaaggagTCATGAGGAATTATGGTAAAACCAATGGAAGTAAGCCAAGTGGATCTGCTAAGGCACAAAGTAGGAGCGTtggctttaaaaaaattaatgaccACATAGTCAAAGTCAATGAGAAAAATCGTCTTACCAAACACTACCATCAAAGTGGACATACATCTAAAGAAGTCAATTTAACCGACGAGGTGATGGAGTCACTGGCTCTTAGTGAATCTAACGAAAGCACTAGCAGTGAAGACGGACCCAACTCTCAGCCTCACAGTCCGTTTCCTCATTATCTTTCAAGGCACACGGATCACAAAGATCAGAGTCTGGATCTGTCGGATGGCGACTACGCTAGTGATGCTCCGAGTGAGACTCGATTCAATGAAGAAAATCGCACTTCAACTCCTATGTCTAGTTCTTCGAGCTTCAGCAGTGATTCTGAACTCAAGAGCTTAGAGGGGTCTATGGCTAACCGCTCCAAGAAAACAGAAGAAAGAGGGGCCAACAGTGATTTTAGACCACCTTCTGCTCCTGAACCTCTCACAAAGACATTTCCAAAAGTCAAGGTTACTCCAGAAGACGTCACGCATGGCATGGAGCAAGAGAAACCACATACTTCAATCAG GTCGAAGATGGAAGAGCATGATTTTAATGGTGAGGATGGCTGTAGACCTTTGCTCAGGCTTAAGAAAGAACTTCATGAACCTCAG GATCTGAGAGAGCAGATCTCATCTCTGAAGCAGCAGCTGATGGAGAGCGAGTCTCACTGGTCACAGGCCCACAGTCTCCTCCAGAGCCGTGTGGATGCCCTCACCCGAGAGAACCAGGAGCTTCACAACAGGCTCAGTACAAACAAGAGATCGCACCAGAGCGCTGGTTCCTCTGCTCCTCAGGCCGGATCATACAGCGCAGTGAGA TTTGAGAAAAGCAGAGAGGAACCACAGAAGACCCCTCATGTTAGGAGCGCAACTCCAGCCTTTAACAAACCCACCATCCATAAGACACAACAGATCGAT GCAAATGGACGCTCTGTTACCAAAGCTAATAGAATAACTGAATGCACAGCCAGCTCTTTGA GAAAGAATTCTGCACTTTCCACTGACAGTCCACAGAACAATGGCATCATTTCACGAGGCGGAAAG GGAAGTTTGTTTTATCATCATACTGACTGCAATGATGCACAAATGGCATCCCAGGCCAGAAAAAACAAAGTACATGAGGAAACTCACTATCCAGATGGACGG GTTGAACGTctttttttgaatggatgtcgtGTGATCACATTTCGCAATGGAACGAAGAAAGAGATTGGTGTTGACAAGTCGGTCACTGTTACTTTCTTCAATGGAGATGTTAAACGCACACTGGCTGATGGGACTGTG ATATACTACTATTGTGATGCTCAAACAACACACTCAACCTATCCATCTGGTTTGGAGGTTGTACAGTTTCCAAACAACCAAAgag AAACACACCATCCTGACGGCACAAGGGAAATATCCTTCCCTGATGGCACCGTCAAGATTCTCCACTCCGATGGTCGAGAGGAAAGCGTTTTTCCAGATGGAACTATTGTCAAGATATCACA ACATGGTGAAAAGATGGTGGAGTTTACTAACGGGCAGAGAGAGATCCATACTTCACAGTACAAGCGGAGGATGTACCCGGATGGAACCGTTAAAACTGTCTATACGAATGGGAGGCAAGAGACAAAGTTCTCATCTGGGAGGGTTCGCATTAAGAGCAATGAATGCATCATTATGGACAAAAAGTGA
- the si:ch211-140l13.3 gene encoding centromere protein J isoform X6, translated as MSAEIPQNRTVVETSLSQKTNIFQSVSSVVQHHEESQSNCQLPPMSESDPSFPSKSVSQEAFEEQRVSEMGRSACQPAQHMSERSPQENPGQNELLLQRQVKQLQRVLQEQNALLSLISPGMILSPTFLAQGQAQTPQSSSEADSLNPTENLDAFKESSTKPSYSGQIENESEALATNNSNAELRCLSPIKEESSEPAQEDCPLSPFGLRQGLPPNPEERPIRPGLREEQKTFEEFVEEHLKTDHAVLQYENQVSTQITGAEKRNFLRKGEGTSRISKGKDSSQSVKRRCSISPQTMNIKPSQQSVRPTEEMPNRSSPALKGVGDLSDQRSGLEDSLKRTVDLQEDNYSSNSKGKVKALTANIANNAASLKSKHSEGVMRNYGKTNGSKPSGSAKAQSRSVGFKKINDHIVKVNEKNRLTKHYHQSGHTSKEVNLTDEVMESLALSESNESTSSEDGPNSQPHSPFPHYLSRHTDHKDQSLDLSDGDYASDAPSETRFNEENRTSTPMSSSSSFSSDSELKSLEGSMANRSKKTEERGANSDFRPPSAPEPLTKTFPKVKVTPEDVTHGMEQEKPHTSIRSKMEEHDFNGEDGCRPLLRLKKELHEPQDLREQISSLKQQLMESESHWSQAHSLLQSRVDALTRENQELHNRLSTNKRSHQSAGSSAPQAGSYSAANGRSVTKANRITECTASSLRKNSALSTDSPQNNGIISRGGKGSLFYHHTDCNDAQMASQARKNKVHEETHYPDGRVERLFLNGCRVITFRNGTKKEIGVDKSVTVTFFNGDVKRTLADGTVIYYYCDAQTTHSTYPSGLEVVQFPNNQRETHHPDGTREISFPDGTVKILHSDGREESVFPDGTIVKISQHGEKMVEFTNGQREIHTSQYKRRMYPDGTVKTVYTNGRQETKFSSGRVRIKSNECIIMDKK; from the exons ATGTCTGCAGAAATACCCCAAAACCGAACTGTGGTAGAAACCAGTTTGAGtcaaaagacaaacatcttTCAATCTGTCAGCTCTGTTGTCCAGCATCATGAAGAAAGCCAGTCGAACTGCCAATTACCTCCAATGAGTGAATCTGACCCCAGTTTTCCATCTAAGTCGGTGAGTCAGGAGGCTTTTGAGGAACAGCGGGTATCTGAAATGGGCAGATCTGCCTGCCAACCTGCCCAACATATGTCTGAAAGATCCCCTCAAGAG AATCCAGGCCAAAATGAGCTTCTCCTTCAGCGTCAGGTGAAGCAGTTGCAGAGGGTTTTACAGGAACAGAACGCACTGCTCTCTCTGATCAGTCCAG GAATGATTTTATCTCCCACATTCTTAGCTCAAGGGCAAGCCCAGACACCTCAAAGCTCTTCAGAAGCTGATTCCCTCAACCCTACCGAGAATTTAGATGCCTTCAAGGAAAGCTCAACCAAACCCTCATATTCTGGCCAGATTGAGAATGAGTCAGAGGCTCTGGCAACTAATAACAGCAATG CAGAGCTCAGATGCTTGTCTCCTATTAAAGAAGAGTCTTCAGAACCTGCACAAGAAGACTGTCCTCTTAGCCCTTTCGGATTGAGGCAAGGTCTCCCACCAAACCCAGAGGAAAG GCCTATTCGACCAGGACTGAGAGAAGAGCAAAAAACATTTGAAGAGTTTGTTGAAGAACATCTGAAAACAGACCATGCTGTTCTCCAATATGAGAATCAG GTTAGTACACAAATCACAGGAGCAGAGAAGAGGAATTTCCTTCGTAAAGGAGAAGGAACATCTAGAATTTCGAAGGGTAAGGACTCCTCACAAAGTGTGAAGAGGAGATGCTCTATTAGTCCACAAACAATGAACATAAAGCCTAGTCAGCAGTCGGTACGACCCACTGAAGAGATGCCAAATAGGAGCAGTCCTGCACTGAAGGGTGTAGGAGACCTCAGTGACCAAAGATCTGGCCTGGAAGACTCTTTAAAGAGGACCGTTGATCTACAAGAAGATAATTATTCATCAAACAGCAAAGGGAAAGTCAAAGCTTTGACTGCTAATATTGCTAACAATGCAGCCTCACTTAaaagtaagcacagtgaaggagTCATGAGGAATTATGGTAAAACCAATGGAAGTAAGCCAAGTGGATCTGCTAAGGCACAAAGTAGGAGCGTtggctttaaaaaaattaatgaccACATAGTCAAAGTCAATGAGAAAAATCGTCTTACCAAACACTACCATCAAAGTGGACATACATCTAAAGAAGTCAATTTAACCGACGAGGTGATGGAGTCACTGGCTCTTAGTGAATCTAACGAAAGCACTAGCAGTGAAGACGGACCCAACTCTCAGCCTCACAGTCCGTTTCCTCATTATCTTTCAAGGCACACGGATCACAAAGATCAGAGTCTGGATCTGTCGGATGGCGACTACGCTAGTGATGCTCCGAGTGAGACTCGATTCAATGAAGAAAATCGCACTTCAACTCCTATGTCTAGTTCTTCGAGCTTCAGCAGTGATTCTGAACTCAAGAGCTTAGAGGGGTCTATGGCTAACCGCTCCAAGAAAACAGAAGAAAGAGGGGCCAACAGTGATTTTAGACCACCTTCTGCTCCTGAACCTCTCACAAAGACATTTCCAAAAGTCAAGGTTACTCCAGAAGACGTCACGCATGGCATGGAGCAAGAGAAACCACATACTTCAATCAG GTCGAAGATGGAAGAGCATGATTTTAATGGTGAGGATGGCTGTAGACCTTTGCTCAGGCTTAAGAAAGAACTTCATGAACCTCAG GATCTGAGAGAGCAGATCTCATCTCTGAAGCAGCAGCTGATGGAGAGCGAGTCTCACTGGTCACAGGCCCACAGTCTCCTCCAGAGCCGTGTGGATGCCCTCACCCGAGAGAACCAGGAGCTTCACAACAGGCTCAGTACAAACAAGAGATCGCACCAGAGCGCTGGTTCCTCTGCTCCTCAGGCCGGATCATACAGCGCA GCAAATGGACGCTCTGTTACCAAAGCTAATAGAATAACTGAATGCACAGCCAGCTCTTTGA GAAAGAATTCTGCACTTTCCACTGACAGTCCACAGAACAATGGCATCATTTCACGAGGCGGAAAG GGAAGTTTGTTTTATCATCATACTGACTGCAATGATGCACAAATGGCATCCCAGGCCAGAAAAAACAAAGTACATGAGGAAACTCACTATCCAGATGGACGG GTTGAACGTctttttttgaatggatgtcgtGTGATCACATTTCGCAATGGAACGAAGAAAGAGATTGGTGTTGACAAGTCGGTCACTGTTACTTTCTTCAATGGAGATGTTAAACGCACACTGGCTGATGGGACTGTG ATATACTACTATTGTGATGCTCAAACAACACACTCAACCTATCCATCTGGTTTGGAGGTTGTACAGTTTCCAAACAACCAAAgag AAACACACCATCCTGACGGCACAAGGGAAATATCCTTCCCTGATGGCACCGTCAAGATTCTCCACTCCGATGGTCGAGAGGAAAGCGTTTTTCCAGATGGAACTATTGTCAAGATATCACA ACATGGTGAAAAGATGGTGGAGTTTACTAACGGGCAGAGAGAGATCCATACTTCACAGTACAAGCGGAGGATGTACCCGGATGGAACCGTTAAAACTGTCTATACGAATGGGAGGCAAGAGACAAAGTTCTCATCTGGGAGGGTTCGCATTAAGAGCAATGAATGCATCATTATGGACAAAAAGTGA